Proteins encoded by one window of Chondromyces crocatus:
- a CDS encoding 3-hydroxyacyl-CoA dehydrogenase/enoyl-CoA hydratase family protein produces the protein MTKPIRRAGVIGAGVMGSGIAAHLANAGVEVVLLDIVPPNLNDSEKSDPAARSRFAIGGLEKAVKARPAAFFHPSFAKLVRTGNTEDHLGELAGCDLIIEAIIEQIEPKRALFAKLEEVARPDAIIASNTSGLRIESMMEGRSEAFRKRFLVMHFFNPVRYMKLLELVTGPDTDPATVERVQRFGEDALGKGIVFGKDTPNFIANRIGAHAMMTTIHLMLEEGLAPEDVDAITGVAMAHPKSASFRTADMVGLDTFAHVADNCHSSLKDDEDRGVFEVPAYIRTMVERKLLGNKTRAGFYRKGKGGEVDTFDPKTLEYRGRGGDPEVRKAVKAIEQIEDPAARVRALVADQGKAGRFAWKVLSRSLAYSARRLGEIADDVVAIDDGLRWGYNWDLGPFQTWDALGFEQTVDRMEKDGIALPASIKRMREQGAKGFYAADADKKPADFDAFLAKNAGTRTNYSAEGAIYDVLAGKPRARAIDPRTAPLAWVRRGDAPVLKNDGAEAWDLGDGVLGVTFKSKANSIDADVINLLGQAADKAETSFRAMLVTNQGDHFCVGANLFMIAMAATNKDWENIRATVKAYQDATQRLKYASVPVVVAPYGMTLGGGLELSFAGASIQAAAETYAGLVEVGVGLIPGGAGTLNMLWRAFEGIPEGAQVNTLELTAQVFKNIALAKVATSADEAKALGYFRKTDGVSFDRARHLAEAKGRAIGLAASGYHAPAPRAYKLAGESGIATLAMMVDTLVAGGYATEHDATIARKLAVVLCGGKGGAAREVTETELLELERDAFVSLCGEEKSLERIKHMLMTNKPLRN, from the coding sequence ATGACCAAGCCAATCCGCCGCGCGGGCGTCATCGGCGCGGGCGTCATGGGCAGCGGCATCGCCGCCCACCTCGCGAACGCTGGCGTCGAGGTGGTGCTCCTCGACATCGTCCCCCCCAACCTCAACGACTCCGAGAAGAGCGATCCTGCGGCCCGCAGCCGCTTCGCCATCGGCGGGCTCGAGAAGGCCGTCAAGGCCAGGCCTGCCGCGTTCTTCCACCCTTCCTTCGCCAAGCTGGTGCGCACGGGCAACACCGAGGATCACCTCGGCGAGCTCGCGGGCTGTGATCTCATCATCGAGGCCATCATCGAGCAGATCGAGCCGAAGCGCGCGCTCTTCGCCAAGCTCGAAGAGGTCGCGCGACCGGACGCGATCATCGCCTCGAACACCTCGGGCCTGCGCATCGAGAGCATGATGGAGGGCCGCTCCGAGGCCTTCCGCAAGCGCTTCCTCGTGATGCACTTCTTCAACCCCGTCCGGTACATGAAGCTCCTCGAGCTGGTCACCGGACCGGACACCGATCCCGCGACCGTCGAGCGCGTCCAGCGCTTCGGCGAGGACGCGCTCGGCAAGGGCATCGTCTTCGGCAAGGACACGCCGAACTTCATCGCCAACCGCATCGGCGCCCACGCGATGATGACGACCATCCACCTCATGCTCGAAGAGGGCCTCGCTCCGGAGGACGTCGACGCCATCACCGGCGTCGCCATGGCCCACCCGAAGAGCGCGAGCTTCCGCACCGCGGACATGGTCGGCCTCGACACCTTCGCCCACGTGGCCGACAACTGCCACAGCTCGCTCAAGGACGACGAGGACCGCGGCGTCTTCGAGGTGCCCGCCTACATCCGCACGATGGTCGAGCGGAAGCTGCTGGGCAACAAGACCCGCGCCGGCTTCTACCGCAAGGGCAAGGGCGGCGAGGTCGACACCTTCGACCCGAAGACCCTCGAGTACCGCGGCCGCGGCGGTGACCCCGAGGTCCGCAAGGCCGTGAAGGCCATCGAGCAGATCGAGGATCCCGCAGCGCGCGTTCGCGCCCTCGTCGCCGACCAGGGCAAGGCCGGCCGCTTCGCGTGGAAGGTCCTCTCCCGCTCCCTCGCGTACTCGGCGCGCCGCCTCGGCGAGATCGCCGACGACGTCGTCGCCATCGATGACGGCCTGCGCTGGGGCTACAACTGGGACCTCGGCCCCTTCCAGACCTGGGACGCGCTCGGCTTCGAGCAGACCGTCGATCGCATGGAGAAGGACGGCATCGCCCTCCCCGCCTCCATCAAGCGCATGCGCGAGCAAGGCGCCAAGGGCTTCTACGCCGCCGACGCCGACAAGAAGCCCGCCGACTTCGACGCCTTCCTCGCGAAGAACGCTGGCACCCGCACGAACTACAGCGCCGAAGGCGCCATCTACGACGTGCTCGCTGGCAAGCCCCGGGCCCGCGCCATCGACCCGCGCACCGCCCCCCTCGCGTGGGTCCGCCGTGGCGATGCCCCCGTGCTCAAGAACGACGGCGCCGAGGCCTGGGACCTCGGTGACGGCGTCCTCGGCGTCACGTTCAAGTCCAAGGCGAACAGCATCGACGCCGACGTCATCAACCTCCTCGGCCAGGCCGCGGACAAGGCCGAGACGTCGTTCCGCGCCATGCTCGTCACCAACCAGGGCGACCACTTCTGCGTCGGCGCCAACCTGTTCATGATCGCCATGGCGGCCACGAACAAGGACTGGGAGAACATCCGCGCCACCGTGAAGGCCTACCAGGACGCGACCCAGCGCCTGAAGTACGCCAGCGTCCCCGTCGTCGTCGCCCCCTACGGCATGACCCTCGGCGGCGGCCTCGAACTGAGCTTCGCGGGCGCCTCCATCCAGGCCGCGGCCGAGACCTACGCGGGACTCGTCGAGGTCGGCGTCGGCCTCATCCCGGGCGGCGCCGGCACGCTCAACATGCTCTGGCGCGCGTTCGAGGGCATCCCCGAGGGCGCCCAGGTGAACACGCTGGAGCTCACCGCCCAGGTGTTCAAGAACATCGCCCTCGCCAAGGTCGCCACCAGCGCCGACGAAGCCAAGGCCCTCGGTTACTTCCGCAAGACCGACGGCGTCTCCTTCGACCGCGCCCGCCACCTCGCCGAGGCCAAGGGCCGCGCCATCGGCCTCGCTGCCTCCGGCTACCACGCCCCCGCCCCGCGCGCGTACAAGCTCGCTGGCGAGAGCGGCATCGCCACCCTGGCCATGATGGTCGACACCCTCGTCGCCGGCGGTTACGCCACCGAGCACGACGCGACCATCGCCCGCAAGCTCGCCGTCGTCCTCTGCGGCGGCAAGGGCGGCGCGGCCCGCGAGGTCACCGAGACCGAGCTGCTCGAACTCGAGCGCGATGCCTTCGTCAGCCTCTGCGGCGAAGAGAAGAGCCTCGAGCGCATCAAGCACATGCTGATGACCAACAAACCCCTGCGGAACTAG
- a CDS encoding thiolase family protein, with translation MIDVVIADAVRSAVGRAHKGSLAQKRPDELAGEVIAGLLARVPQVKPADVEDVILGCAMPEGEQGLNVARVAGMLGGLPEEVPAMTINRFCSSGIQALALAAGSIATGAIDISVAGGLESMSMVPMTGNKLSASPEAMERCAAVYTPMGITAENVANKFQIARQDQDAFALRSHTRAAEARKAGRFDQEIVTVKGIRFDASGERSTFDFRSDELIRAETTAEGLSGLKPAFSAKGSVTAGNSSPLSDGAAASLLLSRAKAESLGIKPLGYFRAFAVTGVDPAIMGIGPIPAVRKLLAKTGLSIADIDLFEINEAFASQAVYVQRTLEIPDEKLNVNGGAIALGHPLGCTGAKLVATALHELRRRGGRYAIVSMCIGGGMGAAGLLESSPA, from the coding sequence ATGATCGATGTCGTGATTGCTGATGCCGTCCGCTCCGCGGTCGGCCGCGCCCACAAGGGCTCTCTTGCCCAGAAGCGCCCCGACGAGCTCGCAGGCGAAGTCATCGCCGGCCTGCTCGCCCGGGTCCCCCAGGTGAAGCCCGCCGACGTCGAAGACGTCATCCTCGGCTGTGCCATGCCCGAGGGTGAGCAGGGCCTCAACGTCGCCCGCGTCGCCGGCATGCTCGGAGGCCTCCCCGAGGAGGTCCCCGCCATGACCATCAACCGCTTCTGCTCCAGCGGCATCCAGGCCCTCGCCCTCGCGGCGGGCAGCATCGCCACCGGCGCCATCGACATCTCCGTCGCTGGCGGCCTGGAGTCGATGTCCATGGTCCCCATGACCGGCAACAAGCTCAGCGCCTCCCCCGAGGCCATGGAGCGCTGCGCCGCCGTCTACACCCCCATGGGCATCACCGCCGAGAACGTCGCCAACAAGTTCCAGATCGCCCGCCAGGATCAGGACGCCTTCGCCCTTCGCAGCCACACCCGCGCTGCCGAGGCGCGCAAGGCCGGCCGCTTCGACCAGGAGATCGTCACCGTGAAGGGCATCCGCTTCGACGCGAGCGGCGAGCGGAGCACCTTCGACTTCCGCAGCGACGAGCTGATCCGCGCCGAGACCACGGCCGAGGGCCTCTCCGGCCTCAAGCCCGCCTTCTCCGCCAAGGGCAGCGTCACCGCGGGCAACAGCTCCCCCCTCTCCGACGGCGCTGCGGCCTCCCTCCTCCTCAGCCGCGCCAAGGCCGAGTCCCTGGGCATCAAGCCCCTCGGCTACTTCCGCGCCTTCGCCGTCACCGGCGTCGACCCGGCCATCATGGGCATCGGCCCCATCCCGGCCGTGCGCAAGCTCCTCGCCAAGACCGGCCTCAGCATCGCCGACATCGATCTCTTCGAGATCAACGAAGCGTTCGCCTCCCAGGCCGTCTACGTCCAGCGCACGCTGGAGATCCCCGACGAGAAGCTGAACGTCAACGGCGGCGCCATCGCCCTCGGCCACCCCCTCGGCTGCACCGGCGCCAAGCTCGTCGCGACCGCGCTCCACGAGCTCCGCCGCCGCGGCGGCCGCTACGCCATCGTCTCAATGTGCATCGGCGGCGGCATGGGCGCAGCCGGCCTCCTCGAATCCTCCCCCGCCTGA
- a CDS encoding glycine cleavage system protein R: MTATEAFLVLSCLGPDRPGLVAELTHYVSEHGGNVEDSRMVVLGGEFGVLLLVSGSPEEVSALETSTADIEKQTGLQVIARRTKSPEEHRRAPTIPCLVTAEALDHEGIVRAVARALSATGVNIVSLEAMAYEAPVTGSPLFRMEARIDVPAGVSVGKVRKAMDAVAEEENLEIDVRSLVKG, from the coding sequence ATGACAGCGACCGAAGCGTTCCTGGTGCTCTCGTGTCTTGGTCCGGATCGGCCAGGGCTCGTGGCCGAGTTGACCCACTATGTGTCGGAGCACGGGGGCAACGTCGAAGACAGCCGGATGGTGGTGCTCGGGGGTGAGTTCGGCGTGCTGCTGCTGGTGTCCGGGTCGCCCGAGGAGGTGTCGGCGCTGGAGACGAGCACGGCGGACATCGAGAAGCAGACGGGGCTGCAGGTGATCGCGCGGCGGACGAAGAGTCCCGAGGAGCACCGGCGGGCGCCGACGATCCCGTGTCTGGTGACGGCCGAGGCGCTGGACCACGAGGGGATCGTGCGGGCGGTGGCGCGGGCGCTGTCGGCGACGGGGGTGAACATCGTGTCGCTGGAGGCGATGGCGTACGAGGCGCCGGTGACCGGGTCGCCGCTGTTCCGGATGGAGGCGCGGATCGATGTGCCGGCCGGGGTGTCGGTGGGGAAGGTGCGGAAGGCGATGGACGCGGTGGCAGAGGAAGAGAACCTGGAGATCGATGTGAGGTCCCTCGTGAAGGGGTGA
- a CDS encoding BolA/IbaG family iron-sulfur metabolism protein, whose protein sequence is MSVHLTSFQGSILDAVKKAIESKVESSTAEVTGGGGHYNIVVTSPVFAGKSMLESQRLVYSAIAHLMAGNDAPVHAVDSLKTRVP, encoded by the coding sequence ATGTCCGTCCATCTCACGTCGTTCCAGGGCTCGATCCTCGATGCCGTCAAGAAGGCCATCGAGAGCAAGGTCGAAAGCTCGACTGCCGAGGTCACTGGCGGCGGCGGCCACTACAACATCGTCGTCACCTCCCCCGTCTTCGCCGGCAAGAGCATGCTCGAGAGCCAGCGCCTCGTGTACAGCGCCATCGCGCACCTCATGGCGGGCAACGACGCCCCGGTGCACGCCGTCGACAGCCTCAAGACCCGCGTTCCCTGA
- a CDS encoding iron-containing alcohol dehydrogenase family protein: MAADLPLKPFGYTAPQIHFGAGALSRLGSALRGLGASRALLVCDAHLTQADLATLVAEASQGRVAGVWSRVETDAPRASVEAAADEARRLDVDAVVALGSGSALHTGKAAALLARRGDTLGRTSGTVHVEERGLPVIAIPTTAGNGSEVSGVAVVKHADLRRKQILVGRALQPEVVLLDPTLLTTVASDLTAATGVDALTHAFEGLTSTDRHPISTALGLESVHLLRSWLPRAVAAPLDLDARGHTLLASAMAGQLATTAYGGVARAVIHALSLGWDTRQGLASAAVLPWSIRFNASDATAAAIYARTAPTFGVAAASDDREAARALADKLERFAADLGLPTRLGALGLGASDLERLSELAFADASHATNPVRLESARGLADALKTLV; the protein is encoded by the coding sequence ATGGCTGCTGATCTCCCGCTCAAGCCGTTCGGCTACACCGCACCCCAAATCCACTTCGGCGCCGGCGCTCTCTCGCGCCTCGGCAGTGCACTCCGCGGCCTCGGCGCATCGCGCGCGCTCCTGGTCTGCGACGCGCACCTCACCCAGGCCGACCTCGCCACCCTCGTCGCGGAAGCGTCGCAGGGCCGCGTCGCAGGCGTCTGGTCTCGGGTCGAGACCGATGCTCCACGCGCCAGTGTCGAAGCAGCCGCCGACGAAGCGCGACGCCTCGACGTCGACGCCGTCGTCGCCCTGGGCAGCGGCAGCGCGCTCCACACCGGCAAGGCGGCCGCCTTGCTCGCTCGACGCGGCGACACCCTCGGCCGCACCAGCGGCACGGTGCACGTCGAGGAGCGCGGCCTGCCGGTGATCGCCATCCCCACCACGGCCGGAAACGGCAGCGAGGTCTCCGGGGTCGCCGTCGTCAAGCACGCCGACCTTCGCCGCAAGCAGATCCTCGTCGGTCGCGCCTTGCAGCCCGAGGTCGTGCTGCTCGACCCCACGCTGCTCACCACCGTCGCGTCGGACCTCACCGCCGCGACGGGCGTCGACGCGCTCACCCACGCCTTCGAGGGCCTCACCAGCACGGACCGGCACCCCATCAGCACCGCCCTCGGCCTCGAGAGCGTGCACCTGCTCCGCAGCTGGCTCCCGCGCGCCGTCGCCGCCCCTCTGGACCTCGACGCGCGAGGCCACACCCTGCTCGCCTCGGCCATGGCGGGGCAGCTCGCCACCACCGCGTACGGCGGCGTCGCGCGCGCCGTCATCCACGCGCTCTCCCTCGGGTGGGACACGCGCCAGGGTCTCGCCAGCGCGGCGGTGCTCCCCTGGTCGATCCGCTTCAACGCGAGCGACGCCACCGCCGCGGCCATCTACGCGCGCACGGCGCCCACGTTCGGTGTCGCCGCCGCGTCCGACGACCGGGAAGCGGCGCGCGCGCTCGCCGACAAGCTCGAACGCTTCGCCGCAGACCTCGGCCTGCCCACGCGGCTCGGCGCGCTCGGCCTTGGCGCATCCGACCTGGAGCGTCTGAGCGAGCTCGCCTTCGCCGACGCCTCTCACGCCACGAACCCCGTCCGCCTCGAGAGCGCCCGCGGCCTCGCCGACGCGCTGAAGACCCTCGTCTGA